The DNA sequence GGGAAAAAACTGATGAGAGAAATCACGATCGTAACCGGCTTTTTTGATATTGGCCGCGATAAATATGCGTTCTATTCAAGAAGCGTAGAAAAATATTTGGACTACTTCCGATTTTGGGCACGGATCCAAAATCAGATCGTCGTCTATACGACGCCGGAACTGGCTCCGAAAGTGATGGAGATCCGCGGCGAATTCGGCTTGGCCGACAAGACCGTCGTCATCGAAGTTGCGGATGTGTTTGAGGTTGAACCTGCCCTTTATGAGCGCATGGCAGCCGTAGAATTGAAGTCTGATTTCCATCAGTTCCGGGCGAATACCGATCCGGAGTGGCCCGACAACAAAGCCAATTATGATTACATCATGCTGATGAAATACTGGTGTTTGTATGATGCGGTCGAGAAGGGCTTGGCCACAGGCATGCTGGCCTGGCTCGACTTCGGCTTCAACCACGGTGGCAAGAGCTTCAGTGATGCCGCCGATTTCGACTACTTATGGCAAACGGATCTGGAGGATAAAGTCCATCTGTTCAGCTTGAGCGATCCGAACAAGATCCATGCCGGGTTCCAATTGCAGTTCCTTTCCGAATGCCTGATGGGCGCGCCGGTCATCCTGCCTGACAGTTTGGCTGATGATCTGTGGAACTTGACCAAAAAAGCGATGGAAGCATTAGTGATGCTGGATTGCATCGATGATGACCAACAATTGCTGATGATGTCCTATCGCGAGCGGCCGGAAATTTTCGATGTCCATCTTTCCGACTGGTTCATGCCGATGAAGGAATACGGCGGCCAGCACCTGAAGATGGTTGAAAAGGTCGAAGAAAAACGTTCTTTCCTGGCCGAAATCAAATTGAAGCTCTATTTCATCAAGCGCCGATTGTTGTTCTGTAAACGCATTTATGACGCAGCCAAGCGCTACAAAGTCTAAATTTTTAAAATGCAATCCGGCAGACAAACAAGCAGCCGAAGAAAGGAATTAGCATGAGCAGATTAATCAGTATTATCGTACCGGTCTATAAAGTGGCCGATCTCCTGCCGCGTTGTGTGGATTCTGTGTTGGCACAGACGTACAGCGACTGGGAACTGATCTTGGTCGATGACGGTTCGCCGGATAACAGCGGCGACATTTGCGAAGATTACGCCAAGCGCGACAGCCGCATCCACGTCATCCACAAACCGAACGGTGGTCTGTCGGACGCCCGGAATGCCGGCATACCGACCGCCAAGGGACGCTACCTGACGTTCCTTGACAGCGATGATTGGATAAACGAGCGCTATTTGGAGAATTTGCTTCAGATTCTCGATGAATCGGATGCGGATGTCTCAGCCTGCAATTTCCTGCGCACAGCGACGGAATCGTTGCCGGAACGGACGGAGGAGCCGAAGACCTTCAGCTTCACCAGCCGACAGGCGTTGGATCACATCATCCATTTCGGCGCGTTCCATGAGCAGATGGTCGTCGCCTGGGGCAAGCTTTACAAAGCGGAACTGTTCGAAGGGATCCGTTATCCCGTCGGCAGGATCCACGAAGATGAGTTCACGACCTACAAGCTGTTGGACAAAGCCGGGAAGATTGCCTTCACAACTGAGCCGTTGCTTTATTACTGGCAGCGCGCAGACAGCATCATGGGCGAAGGCTTCAAGCTGAAGAACAAGCTGGATTATTTGGATGCCCTGAAGGAGAGGGCGGCCTATTTCCATGCGTACGGACAGTCGGACTACAGCGACAAGAGCTACCGGTCCTTATTCACCGAATCCTTGGCGGCCATCCTGACGTTGGATGCGCAAAATGATGCAGACGGGAAAAAAGCAGTCATCGAAAAGTTGGCTGCAGCCCGTCAAGCGCTCAAAGCGAGCGGGAAGCCGAAGCTGAACAGTCTTTATGCAGTATTTTTGGCATTTCCGAACGTCGCGACCCCCGTCTATAAGGTGATCAAAACCATCAAAAAGTGAACAAAAACAAGCCATCTGCTTGAGCGAATCCGAAAGGGTTCTCCAAGCTGGATGGCTTTTTTAGGTGTTTAGCGTAAATAACTGCTTTTAAGACTAGATGTCAGACCAAGTAATCCTCTATGTAGAGGCCTAGTGAGTAAACGCCGTCATTATACCCATCGGTAAGATAAACGTACCCGTCCAGATAGTCCGCATGAGAGATGTGGTGCATCGACTCATCATTCCATCCTCCATCGAAGCTGGCTGTGACGGCAGTACTCATGATATCAACGTCGACATCTGTCGTTGAGAAGTTGGAAAGTTTAACCCAATAGGTGTACTCTCCATACATTCCACCGCCAGGGTGAACTTGAACCGGCATGATGATGTAGTCATCGTAAATGAACGGGTTTCCCGCACTCCGGTAGCTATATTCATCACCGGTACCAATCAGGATGTCCTCTTGCCATACCCACTGATCGTTCCGCCAATCACCTGATGTGTTGTGGTAAAGGGAGAGATTCATATATGGTGCTTCTGCGGTAGTCATATACCAGACATCGTCGATCATGAAGATGTTCGTGTCAGAAAAGGTTCCTTGCAGCAATGTGGAATAGTAGGTCCAATTGTTCGGGAAGTCGGTTGTGGTATAAATATTTATATCATCAGCGATATCCGGAACCATGTAATAGTTGTTCTCGTAAGTGAATATGTTTGGATAAGCTGCCCGAACGCCTTGTAGGGAAGGACCGATGACGACTTGACCGTAAGTCCAATTAATCAGATCAG is a window from the Trichococcus shcherbakoviae genome containing:
- a CDS encoding WlaTC/HtrL family glycosyltransferase produces the protein MREITIVTGFFDIGRDKYAFYSRSVEKYLDYFRFWARIQNQIVVYTTPELAPKVMEIRGEFGLADKTVVIEVADVFEVEPALYERMAAVELKSDFHQFRANTDPEWPDNKANYDYIMLMKYWCLYDAVEKGLATGMLAWLDFGFNHGGKSFSDAADFDYLWQTDLEDKVHLFSLSDPNKIHAGFQLQFLSECLMGAPVILPDSLADDLWNLTKKAMEALVMLDCIDDDQQLLMMSYRERPEIFDVHLSDWFMPMKEYGGQHLKMVEKVEEKRSFLAEIKLKLYFIKRRLLFCKRIYDAAKRYKV
- a CDS encoding glycosyltransferase family 2 protein translates to MSRLISIIVPVYKVADLLPRCVDSVLAQTYSDWELILVDDGSPDNSGDICEDYAKRDSRIHVIHKPNGGLSDARNAGIPTAKGRYLTFLDSDDWINERYLENLLQILDESDADVSACNFLRTATESLPERTEEPKTFSFTSRQALDHIIHFGAFHEQMVVAWGKLYKAELFEGIRYPVGRIHEDEFTTYKLLDKAGKIAFTTEPLLYYWQRADSIMGEGFKLKNKLDYLDALKERAAYFHAYGQSDYSDKSYRSLFTESLAAILTLDAQNDADGKKAVIEKLAAARQALKASGKPKLNSLYAVFLAFPNVATPVYKVIKTIKK